Proteins found in one Plasmodium malariae genome assembly, chromosome: 13 genomic segment:
- the PmUG01_13018600 gene encoding conserved protein, unknown function, with product MKVFFFRCNNFIPCKKYAFQYFSEREYESSIFKKSVRKLLLFFYKEVHPDLTMSLPEELKKINNESLSILNAYIDTLCSSSKEENNIFLEKNLVFFKTFENSENKILKGRYKNIIIKLHSISSNLSVEQKEKITAKLIYDIKKSLEKIKNVNNFDENIDPFDPISNSSNDPIYSEKKKKNDINSIWEDLTEHVKNTEALYQPPEEQIELIQRRKRYFYYIKKKLEAKYQRINHKKRRKNKILKLNQTANKLAQEKFPHYTQKNYDQKIYDQSYKIIHSGYDPNLIFFHKDIKEEEKRRAIENLCGMYFKDDADKWLLENCLKLLKNHQIQIPLVIYSKKEFSLSSTFGFIYVPVDFCLNDFFTFLENNLHQARCIRKKVLKSFDL from the exons atgaaagtttttttttttagatgtaataattttattccatgtaaaaaatatgctttCCAGTATTTTAGTGAGAGAGAATATGAATctagtatttttaaaaaaagcgTTCGGaaattacttctttttttttataaggaAGTTCATCCAGACTTAACCATGAGTTTACCGGAggagttaaaaaaaattaacaatgaATCATTAAGTATTTTAAATGCATACATAGACACTTTATGTTCCTCTTCAAAAGaagagaataatatatttttagaaaagaACTTAgtgttttttaaaacatttgaAAATTCTGAAAATAAGATACTTAAAGGAcggtataaaaatattataattaaattacatTCCATATCAAGTAATTTATCAGTAGAacagaaggaaaaaataacagcaaaattaatatatgatattaagAAATCTctggaaaaaattaaaaatgtaaacaacTTTGATGAAAATATTGATCCATTTGATCCTATATCAAACAGTAGTAATGACCCAATttattcagaaaaaaaaaaaaaaaatgatattaattcCATTTGGGAAGACTTAACAGAACACGTAAAAAATACAGAAGCATTATATCAACCACCGGAAGAACAAATTGAATTGATacaaagaagaaaaagatatttttattacataaagaaaaaattagaagCCAAATATCAAAGAATAAATcataagaaaagaagaaaaaacaaaatactaAAACTCAACCAAACTGCTAACAAATTAGCTCAAGAAAAATTTCCACATTATAcgcaaaaaaattatgatcaaaaaatttatgaccAAAGCTACAAAATTATTCACAGTGGATATGACccaaatttaattttttttcataaagaCATTAAAGAGGAAGAAAAACGAAGAGCAATAGAAAATCTATGTGGTATGTATTTTAAGGATGATGCGGACAAATGGTTGTTAGAAAATTGTCTcaagttattaaaaaatcatCAAATACAAATTCCGCTAGTTATATACTCTAAAAAAGAGTTTTCCTTATCATCAACTTTTGGATTTATATAC GTGCCCGTTGATTTTTGCTTGAACGACTTTTTTACGTTCCTTGAAAATAATCTTCATCAAGCGAGGTGCATTAGAAAAAAG GTTTTAAAAAGCTTCGACCTAtga
- the PmUG01_13018700 gene encoding zinc finger protein, putative: MKDNVQNTDDSDEKKKGIFCSVHILETENEITNSNSKDDRVHTFCSDESSNVILHDMQEDELSSDLSKTLIRDVEIDNSKLQNKYQIICLHASENKYMNVRNNEHNQNIYCNSSNNNNNINSSNNNNNNSTNNDINNSNNINNENRNVVASNNLYSANDDIPRDRLNNEMDIKRNYNSENEILNNNHIGNHVSNDINTVYVNDPYVRDIRNSNSNNNNNNNNNNNNNNNNNNNNSNSNNNNNNNSNDYNNVNGNNYNVSSDNNNDNYREGDNSCPINYSGKNENEQERDSNIFPNRLQNVNNMSHPATNESVTRQEINEVPSNVTENLYLRGNNLEDGGILHSNIVNDFLPAENDRPNGTAPMSNNFIEIVSDEDIRNTERQNERISSLNNAVDVLSDNRGNSRRVVSNAEELDYYVLTIRDLRNAQANTNANESEYEIDDVHELNFYQRCFIGKLLGYELKPNLDEYNLNKGIRTILFIFLLLALFSIEFILLYNNLLRIKVLDNQLLLIESNYNNNFLNNFLFQMDEREMNNAMLTNDMVTEEINKGNYMLHNNMCTVMNKLNVPCENILDNHSESNEKKRKEKLIENSIKMFDELKKRKMFIYRVRESILYSCKDIMTKAHNSGNNFIFLFVFSRKHLKVSKLFLILTMFFFCLRIALILSRILYDFVLFLCFRNFRLSIESKRKYLAKYMWSISTILFIEIILSDGCIIWWLHDIDPIFNYHFQYFIWYVSLCCFISYIFYKVCRNYSVTHDNNNCSAISYSLQYVYEFLFGINILFACIFILLNLSKATVITVIVTTVVLFIDILNDSYLEQVRLTNFEDFPPNRPKRKKFYIIENKKKNVKKCTLVRVNEHMYHETTEEDSNLGRMESKYNGISNSANDNDDDNNNRDEKKRGIKKNKVFNLKNVFNKKYLNKKSIFKKSSNNNNKKNDNSSNEENTYKSNNNLNNSVLLTLEYCEICDERFKNVVLHPCMHGGFCEICIRSMIFNSLKLKDSFPCCPLCRDVIKNVYKISHEDYQKKVQAVNILTIKAK; the protein is encoded by the coding sequence atgaaagataATGTTCAAAATACTGATGACAgcgatgaaaaaaaaaagggaatatTCTGTAGCGTCCATATTTTAGAAACTGAAAATGAAATTActaacagtaatagtaaaGATGACAGAGTTCACACATTCTGTTCCGATGAGAGTAGTAACGTAATTTTACATGATATGCAGGAAGACGAGCTCTCCAGTGATTTAAGTAAAACTTTAATACGTGATGTAGAAATTGATAATTCGAAAttgcaaaataaatatcaaaTAATATGTTTGCATGCATCcgaaaataaatacatgaaTGTTCGGAATAATGAACATAATCAAAACATATATTGTAACagtagcaataataataataatattaacagtagtaacaacaacaataataatagcactaataatgatattaataatagtaataatataaacaacgAAAATAGAAATGTTGTCGCCTCCAATAATTTATACAGCGCTAATGATGATATACCAAGAGATCGTTTGAATAACGAGATGGACATAAAACGTAATTATAACAgtgaaaatgaaattttaaataataaccATATAGGTAATCATGTTAGTAATGACATAAATACTGTTTATGTAAATGATCCTTATGTAAGGGACATACGaaacagtaatagtaataataataataataataataataataataataataataataataataataataataatagtaacagtaataataataataacaataatagtaatgattataataatgttaatggcaataattataatgttagtagcgataataataatgataattacAGAGAGGGAGATAATTCCTGCCCCATAAATTACtcaggaaaaaatgaaaatgaacaAGAAAGAgatagtaatatttttcctAATAGACTTCAAAATGTGAATAATATGTCCCATCCGGCAACTAATGAAAGTGTAACTCGTCAGGAAATAAATGAAGTACCATCCAACGTTacagaaaatttatatttgagGGGAAATAATTTAGAAGATGGAGGTATTTTACACAGTAACATTGTAAATGATTTTCTTCCAGCTGAGAATGATAGACCTAATGGAACTGCTCCCATGTCCAAcaattttattgaaatagTTTCCGATGAAGATATCAGAAACACAGAAAGACAAAATGAACGTATTTCAAGTCTTAATAATGCAGTTGATGTTTTAAGTGACAATAGAGGAAATTCACGACGAGTTGTATCAAACGCAGAAGAACTAGATTACTATGTTTTAACAATCAGAGATTTAAGAAATGCTCAAGCCAATACAAATGCAAATGAAAGTGAATATGAAATTGATGATGTGCATGAactaaatttttatcaaagATGTTTTATTGGTAAATTATTAGGATATGAATTAAAACCAAATTTagatgaatataatttaaataaaggtattagaacaattttatttatttttttattgctaGCACTTTTTAGTATtgaattcattttattatacaataatttattaagaataaaagtTTTAGATAATCAATTACTGTTGATTGAATctaattataacaataactttttaaataattttttgtttcaaatggATGAAAGGGAAATGAATAATGCAATGTTAACGAATGATATGGTTAcagaagaaataaataaaggaaattatatgttacataataatatgtgtacagttatgaacaaattaaatgTACCATGTGAGAATATATTAGATAACCACAGCGaaagtaatgaaaaaaaaagaaaagaaaaattaattgaaaattctataaaaatgtttgatgaattaaaaaaaagaaaaatgttcaTTTACCGAGTAAGAGAATCCattttatattcatgtaAAGACATAATGACTAAAGCTCATAACAGtggaaataattttatatttttatttgtattttcaaGAAAACATTTGAAAGttagtaaattatttttgatattaaccatgttttttttctgtttgcGTATAGCGCTTATTTTATCTAGAATTCTGTACGACtttgttctatttttatgttttagaAATTTTAGATTATCAATAGAAAgtaaaaggaaatatttaGCCAAGTATATGTGGTCTATTAgtacaatattatttatcgaaataatattaagtgATGGTTGCATAATATGGTGGTTACATGATATCGATcccatttttaattatcattttcaatattttatatggtATGTGTCATTATGCTGttttatatcttatatattttataaggtATGTAGGAATTATTCCGTAACacatgataataataattgttcTGCCATATCTTATTCCTtacaatatgtatatgagTTCTTATTtggaataaatatattattcgcatgcatttttattctattaaatTTAAGTAAGGCAACGGTTATTACAGTAATTGTAACAACTGTGGTATTGTTTATTGATATCTTGAATGATTCATACCTAGAACAGGTTCGCTTAACGAATTTTGAAGATTTCCCGCCAAATAGAccgaaaagaaagaaattctatataattgaaaataaaaaaaaaaatgtaaaaaagtgTACATTAGTTCGTGTAAATGAACATATGTATCATGAAACAACTGAAGAAGACAGTAATCTGGGAAGGATGGAAAGTAAATATAACGGTATCTCCAACTCAGCCaatgataatgatgatgataataataacaggGATGAAAAAAAACGAGGAATCAAGAAAAATAAGGTCTTTAATTTAAAGAATGtgtttaacaaaaaatatttaaataaaaagagcatttttaaaaaatcgtcgaataacaataataagaaaaatgataACAGTAGTAATGAGGAAAACActtataaaagtaataataatttgaacAATTCAGTCCTGTTAACGTTAGAATATTGTGAAATTTGTGATGAGCGATTCAAAAACGTTGTCTTACACCCGTGTATGCATGGTGGCTTTTGCGAAATATGTATAAGATCAATGatatttaattctttaaaattgaAGGACTCTTTTCCCTGTTGTCCTTTATGTAGAGATGTCATTAAGAACGTGTACAAAATATCTCATGAagattatcaaaaaaaagttcAAGCTGTCAACATTTTAACAATTAAGGCAAAGTAG